The nucleotide window ATCATCGACGCGCCTCCTTGGTAAAGGCCGCTACGACCTCGGGGAGCGGGGTGCCCATGGGGAACACGCGGTGGACGCCGAGTGCCAGCAGCGCCTCCACGTCCTTGGGCGGGATGATGCCGCCCACGACCACCTTGATGTCGGACGCGCCCTGGACCTTGAGACCTTCCAGCACCCGGCGCGACAGCGGCAAATGGGCGCCGGAGAGGATGCTGAGGCCGATCACGTCCACGTCCTCCTGGATCGCCTCCTGCACGATCTCCTCCGGCGTCCGCTTGAGCCCGGTGTAGACGATCTCGATCCCGGTATCGCGCAGCGCCTGGGCGATGACCTTGGCGCCGCGGTCGTGGCCATCGAGCCCCGGCTTGGCGATGAGCACCTTCATGGCTCGACCTCGAGCTCGAGCAGCGCTCCGCGCACCCGCCCACCGTCGATCCGGAGCCGTCCGACCGCCACCGGGAGCTTGAAGCGGCGCGGGCCCGCGCTCCCGGGATTGAAGAAGAGCACCCCGTCCCGCTCCTCCTGACGCGGCTGGTGAGAGTGGCCCGAGATCACCGCGGCGAACCCGGCCCCGCGGGGATCGAGGT belongs to Candidatus Methylomirabilota bacterium and includes:
- a CDS encoding cobalamin B12-binding domain-containing protein, producing MKVLIAKPGLDGHDRGAKVIAQALRDTGIEIVYTGLKRTPEEIVQEAIQEDVDVIGLSILSGAHLPLSRRVLEGLKVQGASDIKVVVGGIIPPKDVEALLALGVHRVFPMGTPLPEVVAAFTKEARR